Proteins from a genomic interval of Niabella soli DSM 19437:
- a CDS encoding M48 family metallopeptidase encodes MLKNALFVLAGATLFYGCATNAVTGRSQMKLLPESQLQQMAVTEYQSFLSSNKVVTASSNNRDAEMVNRVGQRIINAVNAYYRQNNLSNDLSGYQWETRLVQSNEANAWCMPGGKIVVYTGLLPITQNEAALANVLGHEVSHALFGHTNERMSQGMAAQFGTNILDAFAANKTSPGVRQLFGAAVGVGSQVGLLAFSRKQELEADHYGIIWAAMAGYNPQEAIGLWQRMQAKAGSGSTPEFLSTHPGPEHRIEQLQKFMPEAMKYYRPVNK; translated from the coding sequence ATGCTTAAAAATGCGCTTTTTGTATTAGCCGGCGCTACTTTATTTTATGGATGCGCCACAAATGCGGTCACCGGCAGAAGTCAGATGAAGTTATTGCCCGAATCTCAGTTGCAGCAAATGGCCGTTACCGAATATCAGTCCTTCCTGTCAAGCAACAAGGTAGTTACTGCTTCTTCCAATAACAGGGATGCGGAAATGGTGAACCGGGTGGGGCAGCGGATCATCAATGCTGTGAATGCCTATTACCGTCAGAATAATCTTAGTAATGATTTAAGCGGGTATCAATGGGAAACCCGGCTGGTGCAAAGTAATGAGGCCAATGCCTGGTGCATGCCCGGCGGCAAAATTGTGGTGTATACAGGCTTGCTGCCCATTACCCAAAATGAAGCGGCCCTGGCCAATGTGCTGGGGCATGAAGTAAGCCATGCGCTGTTTGGTCATACCAATGAGCGTATGAGCCAGGGGATGGCAGCGCAGTTTGGTACCAATATACTGGATGCTTTTGCCGCTAACAAAACATCGCCGGGGGTAAGGCAGTTATTTGGCGCGGCGGTAGGCGTAGGCTCCCAGGTAGGCTTGCTGGCCTTTTCCCGCAAGCAGGAGCTGGAGGCCGATCATTATGGCATAATATGGGCCGCCATGGCGGGCTATAATCCACAGGAAGCCATTGGATTATGGCAAAGAATGCAGGCCAAAGCCGGCAGCGGATCAACGCCGGAATTTTTGAGCACTCACCCCGGGCCAGAGCATAGGATAGAGCAATTACAGAAATTTATGCCGGAAGCAATGAAATATTATCGCCCGGTAAACAAGTAA
- the plsY gene encoding glycerol-3-phosphate 1-O-acyltransferase PlsY, translated as MNYVLLFLLAYCLGSIPTSVWVSKGFFGIDIREYGSGNAGATNTFRVLGPRWGSFVMICDSLKGFLAVKLATFLPEYANNEIIYLNIQLIFGMAAVLGHIFPIWANFRGGKGVATLFGIIIGISPWTALACSGVFLLVLYLTRFVSLSSILASLAFPLFILVIFNVDNHFYRVFAVAVALLVILTHQKNIGRIIRGGENKVPIFKNRDRRRQQRNSRSL; from the coding sequence ATGAACTATGTACTACTCTTTTTATTAGCGTATTGCCTTGGTAGTATTCCTACATCAGTTTGGGTAAGTAAAGGTTTTTTTGGGATTGATATAAGAGAGTATGGAAGTGGTAATGCAGGCGCCACCAATACCTTTCGGGTGCTGGGCCCCCGCTGGGGATCCTTCGTGATGATCTGCGATTCGCTAAAGGGGTTTCTTGCCGTAAAGCTGGCCACCTTTCTGCCGGAATATGCCAATAATGAAATCATCTATTTAAATATTCAGTTGATATTTGGTATGGCCGCGGTATTGGGTCATATATTTCCTATATGGGCTAATTTTCGTGGTGGAAAAGGCGTGGCCACCCTGTTCGGGATTATCATTGGGATAAGCCCCTGGACAGCGCTGGCATGCTCTGGTGTGTTTTTATTAGTGCTGTACCTGACCCGTTTTGTATCTTTAAGTTCTATTCTGGCCAGCCTGGCCTTCCCGTTATTTATTTTGGTCATCTTTAATGTAGACAATCACTTTTACAGGGTCTTTGCCGTTGCAGTAGCCTTACTGGTGATTCTTACCCATCAAAAGAATATCGGGCGCATCATCCGGGGTGGCGAAAATAAAGTTCCTATTTTTAAAAACAGGGACCGCCGCCGGCAGCAACGCAACAGCCGAAGTCTTTAA
- the prmA gene encoding 50S ribosomal protein L11 methyltransferase has product MELNEKYTEVVFTNVTAARADLLIAALAEKADGFEEGELTVTAFFSSNKIDNETLDHLAKELELRYEVKELAAQNWNALWESNFEPVLVDDFVAVRASFHPPFPAAQHEVLINPKMSFGTGHHATTWLMMQQMQTIDFKNKSVFDFGTGTGILAILAKKLGAASIRATDLDEWSIANAKENFEINDAAGIELILSDSANQQRTFDVILANINKNILLATIPQLKAQLTPGGTLLLSGLLASDEVEMTTFVKAAGLILTNTIVKNNWLCIRCYAQK; this is encoded by the coding sequence ATGGAATTGAACGAAAAATATACAGAAGTAGTGTTTACGAACGTTACCGCAGCAAGGGCAGATTTACTAATAGCGGCACTTGCGGAAAAAGCAGACGGCTTTGAAGAAGGCGAACTTACCGTAACTGCTTTCTTCAGCAGTAATAAAATTGATAACGAAACGCTGGATCATTTGGCAAAAGAACTGGAGTTGCGTTATGAGGTAAAAGAACTGGCAGCCCAAAACTGGAATGCGTTATGGGAATCAAATTTTGAACCGGTGCTGGTGGACGATTTTGTTGCCGTGCGCGCCTCGTTCCATCCGCCCTTTCCCGCAGCACAACATGAGGTTCTTATCAATCCTAAAATGAGCTTTGGCACAGGGCATCATGCCACTACCTGGTTAATGATGCAGCAAATGCAGACCATCGATTTTAAAAATAAATCGGTATTCGACTTTGGCACCGGTACCGGCATTCTTGCCATACTTGCAAAAAAACTGGGAGCGGCATCCATACGGGCTACCGATCTGGACGAATGGAGCATCGCCAATGCAAAGGAAAATTTTGAAATAAACGATGCCGCCGGTATTGAACTGATACTTTCTGACAGCGCCAATCAGCAAAGAACATTTGATGTTATTTTGGCCAACATCAATAAAAATATTTTACTGGCCACTATTCCCCAATTAAAAGCGCAATTGACGCCGGGCGGAACGTTGCTGCTGAGCGGTCTTTTGGCAAGCGATGAGGTAGAAATGACGACATTTGTAAAAGCAGCGGGACTAATTTTAACAAATACTATAGTAAAAAATAACTGGTTGTGTATCAGGTGCTACGCACAAAAATAG
- a CDS encoding DUF445 domain-containing protein, with the protein MNNDIKAVQLRRHKTLATGLFLLMMLVFIGCVYLLKTSTAPWIGYVKAFAEAAMVGALADWFAVTALFHHPLGLPIPHTNLIESRKKSIGANLGNFVVDNFLNATTLRPYIDKLQVSAFIAGWLGKESNVALLVSEATRLIKQMATTADDTIVTDFIAKKAGGLVNDIKLNEVVANGLQLVIARGDHERVLNFVVNKVRQYVLNNEDLIKQKVKQESHFLIPGFVDNYIAEKLTAGIAKYLDEIEKDPTHKIRNDVNKQLELFASALKTNPKWETELKALKEQLLPPDKLKEYAAAIWKSVQMSIINDLSAEHSALKNYFTRSVQDLARNLQQDEVLRNRIDGWIRYNAYTYILRNTKQAGALISNTVGNWEGKELSSKLELEVGKDLQFIRINGTLVGGLVGLLIYAISKLI; encoded by the coding sequence ATGAATAACGACATAAAAGCAGTACAGTTACGCAGGCATAAAACACTGGCAACAGGTTTGTTTTTATTGATGATGCTTGTTTTTATTGGGTGCGTATATCTTTTAAAAACCAGTACAGCGCCCTGGATCGGGTATGTGAAAGCCTTTGCAGAAGCGGCAATGGTGGGCGCTTTGGCCGATTGGTTTGCCGTTACGGCCTTGTTTCATCATCCCCTCGGGCTTCCCATTCCGCATACGAACCTGATCGAAAGCCGGAAAAAAAGTATCGGCGCGAACCTGGGCAATTTTGTGGTGGATAATTTTTTAAACGCAACTACGCTCCGCCCTTATATCGATAAACTGCAGGTGAGCGCTTTTATTGCCGGTTGGCTGGGGAAGGAGTCTAATGTGGCATTATTGGTATCGGAAGCAACACGGCTGATCAAACAAATGGCGACAACCGCAGACGATACAATCGTTACTGATTTTATTGCAAAAAAGGCAGGAGGGCTGGTAAACGATATTAAATTGAATGAAGTGGTTGCCAATGGGCTGCAGCTCGTAATAGCGCGGGGTGACCACGAGCGGGTATTGAATTTTGTGGTAAATAAGGTGCGGCAATATGTGCTCAATAATGAAGACCTGATAAAACAGAAAGTAAAGCAGGAAAGTCATTTTTTAATTCCTGGCTTTGTTGATAATTATATTGCAGAAAAACTTACAGCGGGTATCGCCAAGTATCTGGATGAAATTGAAAAGGATCCAACGCACAAGATCCGTAATGACGTAAATAAACAATTAGAGCTCTTTGCCTCAGCATTAAAAACGAATCCTAAATGGGAAACGGAATTAAAAGCGTTGAAAGAACAATTGCTGCCGCCAGACAAATTAAAAGAGTACGCTGCGGCGATCTGGAAAAGCGTGCAAATGAGTATTATCAATGATCTTTCCGCAGAACATTCAGCGCTTAAAAATTATTTTACAAGGTCGGTTCAGGATCTTGCCCGTAATTTGCAACAGGATGAAGTGTTGAGAAACCGTATTGACGGGTGGATCCGCTACAATGCCTACACGTATATTTTAAGAAATACGAAGCAGGCGGGTGCGCTCATCAGCAATACCGTTGGCAATTGGGAAGGAAAGGAGTTGAGCAGTAAACTGGAGCTGGAAGTGGGCAAGGATCTGCAGTTTATTCGCATCAACGGAACATTGGTTGGCGGACTGGTGGGATTGCTTATTTATGCAATCAGCAAACTGATTTAA